In Gimesia panareensis, the genomic window CCAGACGACCACCGTGCGGCTGACCTTCCCGCCCGACGATAAGAAAACCAAAGGCTTCAGCGGTCGGATCGACCACCGCCTGTATAAAAAAGGTCCCGACGGCAAAATGGTCGAGGCCCACAAAGGCTCATTCTACGGCCGGGGCAAATCGTTTAATAACATTCCCCGTCCGGAACCGGGCAAACCTTACGAAACCCTGTACGCGGCCGTCGACACGTACTTCACCGTACCTTACGACGAAGGTCTGAAAGACAGCCAGGGCACGATCACCCTCGATGCCTACTTCCCGAGCATTCCAGTCAAAATGGAAGGCTCCATCAACCTCAGTATCCTCTCGGTCGGCAGACCAGACGTTTATATTCTGAAGGTGAAAGGGCCCCAGAAACTGATCGACGCCTCGGCAGCTCATAAGGACCCCAGCAGTTCTTCACAGGCAACGCTGGAGATTCCCACGAAGATCAGCGGCATCTCCAAGATCAAAGTGACCCTGCCCGTCACGGTGACTCCGGATGTGAAATCGACGCTATCAAAACAGCTCATTCGCTCACACATCAGCATCTCCACCAGTGATTCGCGGATTTCAGATTACATTCCCATTGAAATCTCGCAGTAATCAACAGAACGGAACCTGAGATTCTGAAAGACAGGCAGCAGTATGCAGGGGCAGCACCCGAAGATCGGTGATGACAACACGATCACCTTTACAGTCGCGCAAAACCACTCGATCACATTCGGCAGTGGAGAGGCACAAATTTCTGTACTCTCCACACCGTCGCTGATTTGGTTTCTGGAGCAGGCTGCGTTACAATTTCTGGAACCCTGGCTGGATCAGGACTCCCTGAGTGTCGGAACCCACGTGGACATCGAGCATCTGGCTCCCACACCTGTGGGTGATCAGGTGCAGTGCACCGCCCGGCTCATCTACCAGGACGGACCGGTGTATCGCTTCAGCGTTGAAGCGTTTGCAGGTGGTGAGAAAATCGCCCGAGGCCTGCATTCCCGCCGGATCGTTCGTCTCAGCCAGTTAACGAAACGCTTACGGGCACAGTAACCACTCCAGAAAGAAGTAACATGATTTTTGTGATCGCCGATATTGAAATTGCTGATGGAAAACAGGCCGCCTTCCTGGACGCCTTTCACAAGCTGGTTCCCCTGGTTCTGGCAGAAGACGGCTGTATTGAATATGGCCCCGCCGTGGATGAAGACACCGATATCCCGGTGCAGGTCAAGAACGGCAGCCAGATTGTGACCGTCATGGAGAAATGGGAAAGCGTCGATGCCCTCAAGGCACACCTCGCCGCGCCCCACATGCTCACTTACCGCGAACAGGTCGCTGACCTGGTCAAAGGGACCTCGATCAAGGTCTTGAAACCAGCCTGAGCAAGTATCATCAGGGTTTCGGAGCCACCAGGGGGAGTTCGTCTTCCTCCGGCTCCGTCTGTCCCGCCGGCGCTTCCGGTTGTTCGGGAATCAGTTTGCCCGTCAGCTGATACAGATAAAAGCGAATCATCGGCCGATACGGGGTATCGGGTGCATCATCGATAATATCCTGTAACAGTGCCACTGCCTGTTCCGGCTGTCCCGCTTCAATCTCGCAGCGCGCCATATTCAGTTTCAACGGCGTCTGCTGCTGCGCGAGTCCATACAGGTAATTGATCACCGACACGGCATGCTGCGTGGGCCAGAAGCTGTTCATCGGTGGCTGGACCAGGGGCAGCGTCTGCAGGACTCCCGCGATCCGGGCCTCTTCCTGCTCGCGGATTTCCTGCCGCCAGAGGTCGAAGCAACCACGGTAGTTTCCATTCCCCAGGCTTGTGAAGGCAGCTTGTGCCCGCCAGGGAATCTGAGGCTGACTCTGGGCCTCGCGCTGCAGCATCGTCACCTGGTTGGCAGCCGCCTCAGACTGACCAAGCTCCATCAGAATCGTCGCTTCCAGGTTCTGGGCCAGGGGATTCTGCTTCACATACACCGGGTCATCCAGGTAGTGCTGCGCCAGCAGGACGAACCCGTTCTGGTAGGCCTGGCTGGCCAGCTGCAAGGGGTCTGCCCCTTTTTCCTCCTGCTGATCCAGTTCCTGTGTAATCTGGTTGATCTGCCCCTGCAGTTTCTCGACATGTTCTGAATAAGCACGCAGTCGGGCGAAGGCGTCATCGTCCAGTTGCTCCTGGCCTTCCACCATATCCAGGTAGGTTTTCAGCTCTCGATGCGCCAGATCGATCTTCCGCATGTTCGTGTAGATTTCGAACAGCAGCATATGCGTGGGAGCAAAGTCCGGATCCACGATCAATGACTGATGGTAAGCATGCAGAATCTGGAAATATCGCATGCGGTCGAACCCCATCGGAGCCCGCTGCTGACCGTTGGCCCCCGGCGGCGTTAACAGCTGCGCTTCCAGGCTGGCCAGATAACTGTAGGCACTGCCCAGAATCCGGTAGGCTTCCGCGCTGTTCGGATTTTCGATCAGTCCCCGGTTCGCCAGTTGAATCGCCAGGATGGCGAAACTGGAAGTCAATTCATGATTGCCAGCGGACTGCGACATCAGCCCCAGATAGTGACGTGCGGTCTGCACATCATTTTCCATGCTGACCGTCTGGGGCAGCAGATAGCGGCTGTAGATCGACTGCGGGCGTGCCCAGTCACTGCGGATTTCAGGGAAATCTTTCTGTTCCTGAAAGGCGATCTTTCTGAAGTCCATCTGATGCGATGCCAGAAATTCACGCGCATGTTCATTATTCATGTCCGTGCGATAAAAAACGGCGGTCGCCGCGTTCAGACTGGTCAACTGCCAGTCCGGGGTCGTCAGCAGATCGAAAAACGTCCGATAGTCAGGGTTCATCCCGGACAGGCGCGGCAAGACATGCGTCACCTTGTAACGGTTGAAGGTCGCCTTCCAGAACTCGGGCTTGCCGCTCCCCAGCTGTTCCTTGCGTGCTGTCCGCAGCGCCCGTCGGGTCTGATCGTGCAGTTGAAACAGATCCTGATCGCCTTCGCCGGCAAACAGCGTCAGCCGGTTATCGACGAATGATTTCTGATCTAGCCAGATCAACAGGTCCCCCTGCTCCAGCACGAAGTGGAACGGGCGATCGTCGAGCGAATTTTCCAGGGCCGTCTGATATCCGTCAATCGTGCGGTTCAGTGAGGGGCTGAAACCCAGACCGATGGCATGACGGGTGACTCCCTGCCCCTGGAATCGGCCGCAGACGACCAGGTACGCCAGGGCAAAAAAGGTCAGCACGGTCAACGCCCGTCCGCCCCGGGAAAACAGCAGCTCCGAGGTTTCGATGCTGTAGGTTTGTCGGAAATTATCACGATACCAGAGCTGGAAGTTCCGGTTGGCAAAAATGGCACACAACACACTGGTCACTACCAGTTCGTGGCTAGCCAGCACGGACAGCCCGCAGAACCCCACGAACACAAACAGTTGTCCCCAGCTCATCCGCGACTGATTCAGCACAAAACTGACCAGCGTTAACAGCATCAGAATGAATGCGGCCACCGCATAGTGATTGAGTGAGCTCCAGAACTGAGGCGAGGTCATGGGGAAAAAGCCCAGTTCTTCCGGTCTTAACTGTCCCTGGAACATCGAACGCATCACAGGATAATCGACGGAATAATAACTCAGTCCCGCGGTCAGCGAATGCCAGCCGGTCGGATTCAGCAGTGTCGCGAACAGACATCCCCCCAGTACCATCCACAGGGATTTGTAATCGGTATCATCGTTTAACATGGAACGATTCAACAGCGCTGCCACTGTTTCTCCCAGGGCATACAAGAGCAGCAGGGCGACTCCCAGCACCACCCGGGAATCCAGATTCGCCCAGATGAGAAATAAGGGAACCAGCGTCCACAGTGCGCGGGGCGAGTTCTGTTTCTGCCAGGCGGAAAGATAGTACATGGTCAGCACGACACCCAGAATCGTAACGATTTCCGGGGTCACCGTGAGCTGCGGAAAACAGGCGATCAGCGCCAGCACCGCGAGTATGGATCCCCACCAGGTGGAGATCTCCCGCTCACTCTGCCGGACAATGAAATAAAAGGTCAGTCCCAGCAACAGGACCTTGAGCAGCGTCAATCCGGTATCCCCGAGAACGCCATATACCGCGGAGAGCGAGAGATCAAACAGCCAGCCATTGTTATGCCAGGCGCGGTCGGCTGCGGTATAAGAAAAAACGTCGGTCGACGGAGGCCAGAAACTGTGGCTGGCCAGATACTGTCCGGTTTTGACATGGACCAGGGTTTCGGTATCCGTGATGTACGTCGCTGCAAACAGACAGGCCAATAGGATCGCTGCCCAGCGCAACATGAAATCGCCGCGGATCGCTTCGTCTTCCACCAGTTCCGGAGTCAACGGCTCCCACTCGGGCAGCCCCTCTTCCGTCGGATCCTGTGATTGCGCCGCATCAGTCTGACCAGCCGCCGCGCTGGGCGCGTCTTCCGAACCTTCGGGAGTCTGATTCTGGTCAGCAGCGTGTTCAGAGGGATCGGGAGTATTGTCTTCAGGCAATTCTTTGTCTGGTTGATCGTTCACGTAAATTCTCTGGATCTGAAACGGGATAGAAACAAATAGCGAACCACACGCCGAAATCAGATGGGGCGGGTCTGTACACTGACAAGCCGGTCGGAAAGAAATCCCGGTCCGGGAATGGATCATCGTACTCGGTCTAACTTACCCTGAATTGATCTCAATTAAACCCGAAATCGGGCTAAATCCAGTAATATTCAGGATCTAAATCAGGCCCGTCCTATCTGCAGGGAGACTCTGTCAGTTTACAAAGTCACCCCGCCTTACTACGAGTTCCAGACAGACCGCGTTTGTTCCAAAGTGGAAGTTTTAACCGATCTTCTCTTTTCCGACCCAGGGCCTGAGAACTTCAGGGATCAGGATACTGCCGTCCGCCTGCTGATTATTTTCCAGAACCGCAATAATGGCCCGGGCAATTGAGACAGCAGTCCCGTTCAGCGTATGCACGAACTCGGTCCCTTTCTGCCCGCTGGACTTACAACGGGTTCCCAGGCGGCGGGCCTGATAGTCAGTACAGTTAGACGCAGAGGTCACTTCGCCGTAGTCGCCGGCATCACCTCGACCGGGCATCCACGCTTCCAGGTCGTATTTCCGATAGGCGGGCGCTCCCAGATCGCCGGTGCAGGTATCGACCACACGGTAATGCAGTCCGAGCCCCTGGAAGATCTCTTCTTCGATCCGCACAATTTCGTCATGCATCGCGTCAGAAGCCGCATTCGTGGGCTCGGTAAAAGCGAACATTTCGACCTTGGTAAACTGGTGCACGCGATAGATACCGCGTGTCGCCTTGCCATGCGCACCGGCTTCGGTACGGAAACAGTGTGACAGCCCGGCAACTTTCAGGGGCAGGCTTTCCCGCTCCATGATCTGATCTTTTTGTGACCCGCCCAGTGTAATCTCCGCGGTCGCCACCAGACTCAGATCCGTATTTTCGACGGAATAAATCTGGGTCTCATCACCGCGGGGATTAAAACCGATGCCTTCCAGAATCTCTTTCCGCGCCAGGTCCGGCGTGCTGTGCAGGACGAAACCTTCCTGGACCAGCTTCTGCATCGCATACTGGCAGAGGGCCATCTCCAGCAGAACGGCTTCGTTTTTCAGGTAATAAAATCCGTGCCCGGCAACGCGCGTGCCCGCTTCGAAATCGATCAGGTCATGCTTTTCGGCCAGGGCCACATGATCCAGGGGGGTAAAGTCGAACGCAGGCTTCTCGCCCCACAACCGCACAACGGTGTTGGCTTTGTCCTCTTTCCCGATCGGCACATCCGGGTGCGCCAGGTTGGGAACCCGGGCCTGTTCGGCTCTCAATTCGGATTCGACGTCCCGCAGTTCGCTATCAATGGCAGAAACCTGCTCGCGTAGTTCTTTGCCTTTCGCGATCAGCGACTGCTTTTCGTCGTTGTCGGCTGCTTTGGGAATCTGGGAGGAGACCGACTTCTGTTCCTGACGAACCTGATCCCCCTGGACGATCAGTTCCCGACGACGCTGATCCAGTTCGGTCAGCCGTGCCAGATCGACTTCAATTCCCCGATTACGACAATTCTCAAGAATCGCTTCCTGATTCTCGCAGATGAACTGCAAATCCAACATAAGAAATCAATTACCCCGTGCAGTGTCCTGAAATGAGTCAAAGTCCGATACGTGCGGTCTCTCTTCTACATAGCGAGTCCGCATCATATCTTATGACAAATTTAATGTCCAAGGGTAACGCTTTTTCGATCCGAAAAATGAAGATTCAGCCCGATTTCCCTACCGACATCAGGGCACCTCGGGACGAATATACCTGTTGTAGCGGTTTCGGACTCAGGTCCCGCTGTCCCGGGAGGCGTCGAAGACGACTTTCCCGTCCAGGATGGTCAGCAGCGGCTTGATCTGCTTGATCTCTTCCTCGGGGCATTTCAGATAATCCCGATCCAATACCACCAGGTCGGCCAGCTTGCCGGGTTCCAGCGCCCCCTTTTTGTCTTCCTCGAAACTGATATAGGCGGCGTCGCTGGTCATGCAGCGCAGAGCCTCTTCCCGGCTCAGTTTCTGATGAGGTCCATAGACGTCACCGTAGATGTCCCGCCGACTGACAGCGATGTACAGCGCCAGAAACGGATTGAACGCGTTCATCGAGTGATCCGGATCAAAGCCGTTCATGTGATCGCTGTTGATCGCTACCGGCACGCCGGCATCCACAAACATTTTGAGCCCCATGAAACGGTTCACCCACGACGGGCCGTAAACCTGGTTGATGGCGTCCGCATCACGATAGAACAGATAGGTCTGCGTATCGTAACAGACTCCCAGAGCCTTCGAACGTTTGACCGATTCTTGTGAGGGGAAGTAGGCATGCGTGATGCAGAACCGCCGCCCCTTGACGGGCAGTCGCTGATTCACGTCTTCCAGCGCGGAGAGAATCTCATTCACGCAGCCGTCCCCGGTCGCATGGCAGCACATCTGCCAGCCCAGCTTCTGTCCCGCTTCAAAGATTTCCGCCATCAACTCCCGCGAATACGCCAGGTCCCCCCGATATTCAGGATCTTCCAGTACATAAAACTTGATCCGCTTTTCACCGTAAGGCTCCGACAGCCGCGTACTGCCCCAGTGGATTCCCCCGTCGACCGAAATCTTCAGCGGGCCAACCCGCACCCAGTCGTCTCCATCGCCGGTGATCAGTCCCAGTTTTTCAGTAAACTCTTTCACTGCCGCTGCACTGCGGAGCTGTTCGCGAATCGTCATCGTCATCCGCACGGTCAGTTCATTCTGTTCCTTCAACAGTTCGTATTCACGGTACTCGTCGACACGCGAACCCCGCTCCAGAATACTGGTGATGCCCACAGAGTTATAAATGGCATGCAGTTTCTTCAGTGCTTCCCGCGTTGCTTCCGCAGGCACCGTCTCCCGCGGTATCAGTTTGCGAATCGCACCGCTCCCCCCTTCCATCATCAGCGGCTTACCATCGTCATCAAAGATGATGCGGGCACCGGAGAGCGTATCCCCCTTCTTTCGGATGCCGATCAGTTCAAAGCCGCGCGTATTCAACACGTTTTTCCGGGCGATATTCATGTAGACCGGATGCGTGCTGCAGGCGGCATCCAGCTCAGTCGGTGTCGGACGGCGGCGTTCCTTGAGCCGGGTGATATCGGTCCGCGGCACGGTAATCCAGCGTCCGGGCGGCACCTCTTTGACCTTCTCTCGAATCCAGGCCTGAATCTCCGCGACCGAATTCAGTTCCTGGTGCGGCTGGATCAATTCCCCCCGGGCCGCCCGTAAGGCGTGCACGTGCGACTCGATCAGACCGGGAATCACGGTCTTCCCGTCCAGGGAAACGACTTTGGTCTGCGCTCCCTGAAACGGCTGCATCTCGGCATTACTACCCACGGCCAGAATTTTTCCCTCACGAATCGCAATCGCTTCCGCAATCCGCGACTGCTTGTCGAGCGTGATCACCTTGCCATTCTTGAAGATCAGCGTTGCGGTTTCCGCCACGGCCAGGGAAGCGAACAGGCAGACTGACAGAACGACACAGGTGGAACGAAACCAGCTCCGAAAAGAGGCAGACATAAGAACTCCAGCGGGGTGCTTGCAGGTGGGTTACATGATCGATTCAGCCACCATCCCATCAACGGTGACTGATCTATACAGTGTAACCGGCTCAGCGCGCCGTGGGCAACAAACGGGGACCGTTTTTCAAAGTTTTGCGGATCGGTCGCGAGACTCAGACAGGCCGTCTGTAAAAAAACAAACTCCTGCGAGCGTTGTTCGAGATGAATGGTTTCATCCGCAAAC contains:
- a CDS encoding amidohydrolase; translation: MSASFRSWFRSTCVVLSVCLFASLAVAETATLIFKNGKVITLDKQSRIAEAIAIREGKILAVGSNAEMQPFQGAQTKVVSLDGKTVIPGLIESHVHALRAARGELIQPHQELNSVAEIQAWIREKVKEVPPGRWITVPRTDITRLKERRRPTPTELDAACSTHPVYMNIARKNVLNTRGFELIGIRKKGDTLSGARIIFDDDGKPLMMEGGSGAIRKLIPRETVPAEATREALKKLHAIYNSVGITSILERGSRVDEYREYELLKEQNELTVRMTMTIREQLRSAAAVKEFTEKLGLITGDGDDWVRVGPLKISVDGGIHWGSTRLSEPYGEKRIKFYVLEDPEYRGDLAYSRELMAEIFEAGQKLGWQMCCHATGDGCVNEILSALEDVNQRLPVKGRRFCITHAYFPSQESVKRSKALGVCYDTQTYLFYRDADAINQVYGPSWVNRFMGLKMFVDAGVPVAINSDHMNGFDPDHSMNAFNPFLALYIAVSRRDIYGDVYGPHQKLSREEALRCMTSDAAYISFEEDKKGALEPGKLADLVVLDRDYLKCPEEEIKQIKPLLTILDGKVVFDASRDSGT
- a CDS encoding tetratricopeptide repeat protein gives rise to the protein MNDQPDKELPEDNTPDPSEHAADQNQTPEGSEDAPSAAAGQTDAAQSQDPTEEGLPEWEPLTPELVEDEAIRGDFMLRWAAILLACLFAATYITDTETLVHVKTGQYLASHSFWPPSTDVFSYTAADRAWHNNGWLFDLSLSAVYGVLGDTGLTLLKVLLLGLTFYFIVRQSEREISTWWGSILAVLALIACFPQLTVTPEIVTILGVVLTMYYLSAWQKQNSPRALWTLVPLFLIWANLDSRVVLGVALLLLYALGETVAALLNRSMLNDDTDYKSLWMVLGGCLFATLLNPTGWHSLTAGLSYYSVDYPVMRSMFQGQLRPEELGFFPMTSPQFWSSLNHYAVAAFILMLLTLVSFVLNQSRMSWGQLFVFVGFCGLSVLASHELVVTSVLCAIFANRNFQLWYRDNFRQTYSIETSELLFSRGGRALTVLTFFALAYLVVCGRFQGQGVTRHAIGLGFSPSLNRTIDGYQTALENSLDDRPFHFVLEQGDLLIWLDQKSFVDNRLTLFAGEGDQDLFQLHDQTRRALRTARKEQLGSGKPEFWKATFNRYKVTHVLPRLSGMNPDYRTFFDLLTTPDWQLTSLNAATAVFYRTDMNNEHAREFLASHQMDFRKIAFQEQKDFPEIRSDWARPQSIYSRYLLPQTVSMENDVQTARHYLGLMSQSAGNHELTSSFAILAIQLANRGLIENPNSAEAYRILGSAYSYLASLEAQLLTPPGANGQQRAPMGFDRMRYFQILHAYHQSLIVDPDFAPTHMLLFEIYTNMRKIDLAHRELKTYLDMVEGQEQLDDDAFARLRAYSEHVEKLQGQINQITQELDQQEEKGADPLQLASQAYQNGFVLLAQHYLDDPVYVKQNPLAQNLEATILMELGQSEAAANQVTMLQREAQSQPQIPWRAQAAFTSLGNGNYRGCFDLWRQEIREQEEARIAGVLQTLPLVQPPMNSFWPTQHAVSVINYLYGLAQQQTPLKLNMARCEIEAGQPEQAVALLQDIIDDAPDTPYRPMIRFYLYQLTGKLIPEQPEAPAGQTEPEEDELPLVAPKP
- a CDS encoding thioesterase family protein, which produces MQGQHPKIGDDNTITFTVAQNHSITFGSGEAQISVLSTPSLIWFLEQAALQFLEPWLDQDSLSVGTHVDIEHLAPTPVGDQVQCTARLIYQDGPVYRFSVEAFAGGEKIARGLHSRRIVRLSQLTKRLRAQ
- a CDS encoding putative quinol monooxygenase translates to MIFVIADIEIADGKQAAFLDAFHKLVPLVLAEDGCIEYGPAVDEDTDIPVQVKNGSQIVTVMEKWESVDALKAHLAAPHMLTYREQVADLVKGTSIKVLKPA
- the serS gene encoding serine--tRNA ligase, whose product is MLDLQFICENQEAILENCRNRGIEVDLARLTELDQRRRELIVQGDQVRQEQKSVSSQIPKAADNDEKQSLIAKGKELREQVSAIDSELRDVESELRAEQARVPNLAHPDVPIGKEDKANTVVRLWGEKPAFDFTPLDHVALAEKHDLIDFEAGTRVAGHGFYYLKNEAVLLEMALCQYAMQKLVQEGFVLHSTPDLARKEILEGIGFNPRGDETQIYSVENTDLSLVATAEITLGGSQKDQIMERESLPLKVAGLSHCFRTEAGAHGKATRGIYRVHQFTKVEMFAFTEPTNAASDAMHDEIVRIEEEIFQGLGLHYRVVDTCTGDLGAPAYRKYDLEAWMPGRGDAGDYGEVTSASNCTDYQARRLGTRCKSSGQKGTEFVHTLNGTAVSIARAIIAVLENNQQADGSILIPEVLRPWVGKEKIG